The following proteins are co-located in the Diorhabda carinulata isolate Delta chromosome 4, icDioCari1.1, whole genome shotgun sequence genome:
- the LOC130892403 gene encoding uncharacterized protein LOC130892403, whose amino-acid sequence MQADRRRQNNPARNDIKYLGIELTGYGDIETEVRQQTIKAARVAGCLNDTVWKNKYISIEAKSRAYKTVIRPIMTYSAETRPDTAKTKRLLETSEMKALRKITGKTLLDRERSDEIRQKCRMENINE is encoded by the coding sequence ATGCAAGCTGATCGTAGACGACAAAATAATCCAGCAAGAAATGACATCAAATATCTGGGTATAGAACTAACCGGATATGGTGATATTGAGACAGAGGTAAGGCAGCAAACAATAAAAGCAGCAAGAGTAGCCGGATGTCTGAATGACACtgtatggaaaaacaaatacataagtattgagGCCAAGTCAAGAGCCTACAAAACTGTAATCAGACCCATAATGACGTACTCAGCAGAAACTCGGCCTGATacagcaaaaacaaaaaggctCCTGGAAACAAGTGAAATGAAAGCCCTACgaaaaattactggaaaaacgCTCCTAGACAGGGAACGTAGCGACGAGATAAGGCAAAAATGcagaatggaaaatattaacgaatga